From the genome of Maridesulfovibrio ferrireducens:
AGACGGTAAGTTTTTCTCTTCAAAGTGCGATGGATAAGGCTTCAGATCAAACACCTGATACAGTTCGTATGGCCTCTGCAAAGGTAATCAGCGATTCGCTTGGAATAGGGAAGGACATCAGTGACAGCTCCAAGCCTGCAATGCATGGTGAGGCCGGTGATTCTGTTATGTCTAAGAACTCTAATGATAATTCAACGTTGAAGCAGAACGGTAACAATGCGTTAAATTCAGAAAATAATTCCGGCAGCGGATTGGGCAATCAGACTAAGGGTGGTTTTGAAGATAATCCTCAAAACAATCCTCAAAATAATTCTGCTGCAAACGATTCTAAATATACAGCCAAACATTGGCTTGAAAATATTCTTTCCGATTCCAACGATGTTAACACCTGGAATGACTTTTTCGGCAAGCTCTCAGATGCTTCGTTATCAAAAGGCGAGTCTTCGATTTTGGGCGAAGGTTTTGGCGGGGGAGCCATGGGCGCTCTTAAGAATGCAGCTCATGCCACTCAGTCAGGAAAAACCACTGGAATGTGGGAAAAAACTGCCCGGTCAAATATTCTGGAGCAGGTCCAGCAAGGGGCTTTCAAGAACTTAGGACAGGGAAAATCACAGATTACCCTCACGCTGAACCCTCTTGATCTTGGTACTGTCAACGTTATGATTCAGGTTAAGAATAAGGAAGTCCAAGCGACCATCAGGGCAGAGAATCCTGAGACCGCAAAGGTTATCGCAGAACAACTTGAAACCGTTAAGTTAGCTCTGGAAGAACAGGGACTTAAGGTGGATAAGCTTGAAGTTCAGACCGGTATTGCAGACAGAGAAACACAGTCCTCATGGAATGGAGCACAGGATCACAACAGTGCTCATTATCAGGAAATGATGGCCGGAATGAAGAAGCGTTGGCAGGCTTTACGAAACGGCGGAACCTCTTTGGCCCAGGATATGCAAAATATAGAGCATACGGCAACTATTTCCCAAAGCGGTCTACACATAGTCGCTTAACGAAAAATAAGAGGTAAGAGTCATGGGATATGTAGGATACAGCAATATATTAGGTAGAGCGGAAGCCGATATGGCAGCCAGCAATACGCCGCAACATAAATCTTCATTGGGTACAGATGACTTTTTAAAGCTTCTCTTGACCCAGATGCAGAATCAAGATCCTGCAAATCCTATGGAAGACAAAGAATACATGGCGCAGATGGCGCAGTTTTCCAGTCTTGAACAGCTTACTAAGGTTAATAAGAATCTGGAAAGTATGTCCGGCAATCAGGCTCAGGAACAGATGGTTTCAGCCGTTGGCTTCATAGGCAAAGAAGTCAAGGCGGAAGGTTATTCCCTGAGTCGCTCAGACGGAAAAATCAGCAAGGTCTTTTACGGACTTGGTGAGCCTGTAGCAAACGCATTTATCAATATTTACGACAATGACAAGAACCTTATCCGGACAGTCCAGCTCGGCTCTAAAGCTGAGGGAACCTACGAATTTGAGTGGGACGGAAAGGACTGGTCTGGAAAGGATGTATCGGATGGTGTCTACAACATCGCAATGGCGGCGGAAGATGCCAATGGCAAACCGGTAATGGTTAAGACAGAAGTAAGTGGAGAAGTTACAGGGGTCGTTTCAGAAGGTGGTCAACAGTTTCTGCACCTCAAAGACGGTCGTTACATCAACTTTCTCAATATTAGAGAAGTTGTCAGTCCCACGGTTGTCGCTGAATCTCCTGACGGGGATTCAAGCTAAAAACAACCACGAGTCAACGGGACTTAAAGGAGGTTTCTCATGGGTTTATCAGCATCATTGTACTCAGGTATCACAGGACTACAGGCACACGGCGATAAGATGTCTGTTCTCGGTAACAACATTGCAAACGTTAATACTGTCGGTTTTAAAAGTGCAAAGATGCATTTTGAAGACGCTATCAGTCAGGATATGTCCACTGCGACCGGTATTGCTCAGGTTGGTCGCGGCGTTCAGGTAGGGGCAATTTATGCCGACTTCGCACAGGGTTCATTTGAAACAACTTCTGAATCAACTGACCTTGCAATCGGCGGAAGCGGATTCTTTATAGTAAAGCCTAAGGAAGACGAATCTACTTATTACAGTAGAGCTGGTAACTTTCGTTTCGATAAAGACGGTTACCTGACTGATCCGCATGGATACGTTTTGCAGGGATGGCAGGTTCAGAAATCATCCGGCGGTATTGCTACCGGAGATACAACGACCGCATCTAATGCAGTAAGAACTGTAGGTGTTCCAACTGACATCAGATTAGAAAATTTTCAGTCTGCCCCGCTGGCTACCAGCCGCGTCAATATGATTACCAACCTTGATTCCGGGGATGCAAGTCACGCAACAAGCGCGACCAATCCTTATTTCTCATTATTTGAAGCTTGGGATGGCACCGCAGATCCACCACTCGGTGATTCCCTTTACGGGTATCAGTCGACTATTAAGGTCTATGATGCCAACGGTTCTTCTCATAATGTAACAACTTATTTTGATCAGGTTACACTCAGTAATGCCGGTGGTAAAAAGGTTTGGGAATTTATTGTTACCAGCCAGCCTAATGAAGATGGACGTCTCATTAGTGGAACCTCCTCTTTTGCTACTTCCTCTGCAGCCGGCTTGCTTATGACCGGAACTATGACTTTTAACGCTGCCGGTGATCTGACCGGGGTGTCTGCATTCACACTTAAGAGCGGCGTAAGCGGGGCAGGGATCAAGACTTTGTCAAATTGGACACTTGCGAACTTCTCGCAAAATGGTCTTCCTGTTCTGACAGCTAACTTTTTGTCAACCTCAAACGCCAGTTTTACTGACTCAGTCAGTCCGACTACGATTGAAATGAACTTTGGTTTGAGTAATCAGGATCTGTCAGGAAGTGGA
Proteins encoded in this window:
- a CDS encoding flagellar hook assembly protein FlgD, whose amino-acid sequence is MGYVGYSNILGRAEADMAASNTPQHKSSLGTDDFLKLLLTQMQNQDPANPMEDKEYMAQMAQFSSLEQLTKVNKNLESMSGNQAQEQMVSAVGFIGKEVKAEGYSLSRSDGKISKVFYGLGEPVANAFINIYDNDKNLIRTVQLGSKAEGTYEFEWDGKDWSGKDVSDGVYNIAMAAEDANGKPVMVKTEVSGEVTGVVSEGGQQFLHLKDGRYINFLNIREVVSPTVVAESPDGDSS
- a CDS encoding flagellar hook-length control protein FliK, which gives rise to MKILPHLDQSTQNLEITTDRTPLLEDSYRSSMFDDFLYSSNQAGFESIYQPVQEAVADIRSSYDDVSYNDELQSASEYIDETAREISIQSVEEQPQELQVSREDWNEIKEELTEYGIDKKDIADLEEKVMSKGGLTYGELVSELTGMMQSVKGFNLDPVQQQNMHSIFSKLGFAPDEAKAMLVSISKGNMGDVLEKMQAKLAALSDSQSLQLSEEETKTLNSLFKLSGENSAKVAQLLTKDGATVGLIKQGFSVLKDALAEQSAAQDAKDLKLVKTVSFSLQSAMDKASDQTPDTVRMASAKVISDSLGIGKDISDSSKPAMHGEAGDSVMSKNSNDNSTLKQNGNNALNSENNSGSGLGNQTKGGFEDNPQNNPQNNSAANDSKYTAKHWLENILSDSNDVNTWNDFFGKLSDASLSKGESSILGEGFGGGAMGALKNAAHATQSGKTTGMWEKTARSNILEQVQQGAFKNLGQGKSQITLTLNPLDLGTVNVMIQVKNKEVQATIRAENPETAKVIAEQLETVKLALEEQGLKVDKLEVQTGIADRETQSSWNGAQDHNSAHYQEMMAGMKKRWQALRNGGTSLAQDMQNIEHTATISQSGLHIVA
- a CDS encoding flagellar hook protein FlgE, with amino-acid sequence MGLSASLYSGITGLQAHGDKMSVLGNNIANVNTVGFKSAKMHFEDAISQDMSTATGIAQVGRGVQVGAIYADFAQGSFETTSESTDLAIGGSGFFIVKPKEDESTYYSRAGNFRFDKDGYLTDPHGYVLQGWQVQKSSGGIATGDTTTASNAVRTVGVPTDIRLENFQSAPLATSRVNMITNLDSGDASHATSATNPYFSLFEAWDGTADPPLGDSLYGYQSTIKVYDANGSSHNVTTYFDQVTLSNAGGKKVWEFIVTSQPNEDGRLISGTSSFATSSAAGLLMTGTMTFNAAGDLTGVSAFTLKSGVSGAGIKTLSNWTLANFSQNGLPVLTANFLSTSNASFTDSVSPTTIEMNFGLSNQDLSGSGITKGWNTGSATISNAGQLGTDITDVSRIPNFGEVEKSALSTTSYSTGSTTLFQSQDGYTAGFLQNVSVSRDGVLTGRYSNGQILELYVLTLADFNNRWGLRREGGNLFSETRESGDALTGLPNSGGKGSIASNSLEASNVDLAVEFVNMITTQRGFQANSKVITTTDTMMGELIQLKR